Part of the Desulfocurvus vexinensis DSM 17965 genome, CGGCCAGAGCCGGGTCCGCCCCGCGCAGCACGGCCACCAGGGCCACCACGGCCAGGTTGGCGGGCAGCACGGAAAAATGCTCGGCGTAGGTGAGCATGAACATGGTCCGCGGCGTGGCCTGGACCACGGCGTAGAGCAGCCCGGCGGCCAGGGCCACCCAGGGCTGGCCGAACAGCGCCAGCGCCAGCCAGGACACCGACGCCGCGCACAGGGCGTACCAGCCGATCTTGAAATACTGGAACAGCTCCGGGGCGCCCGGGCCTGCCCCCGGCCCGGCCAGCCGCCCGGCAATCCGGTAGAACAGTGCTGCCAGCAGGGGGATGTTGAAATAGCCCTGGCAGTGGTAGTTGCCGTGCATGCGCAGCCCGCGCCCGGCAAAGAAGGCGAAATAGTACCAGCGGCCCTCGTCCTCGGCCAGGGGCTTGCGGGCCATGGGCAGGGCCAGGGCCGCCGCCACGGCGCAGACCGCCAGGGTGCACAGCGCCGCCGTCAGCACCCTGCCCGCTCCCGGCTCCGCCGACCCGTTCCTGTGGTCATGTCCTGGCTCCTTTGCGGCAGTCCCGCCGCGTCATCCCGCCATGTCGCGCGCTTAGGCGTTTTCTTTCCGCCGTCGATGCGCTAGCATCGCTGCGTGCAAGCTCCGGGCCGTTCCGGGGCGGCCACGGCGCGCCCGGCGCGCCCAACGGCGCCACGCGCCACCCCGCAAGGACCGATGCACGCCGCAGCCCCGAAAAAACCACGCGTGGCCCTGACCCTGCTGGGCTGCGACGCCTCGGGCCAGATCGGCGGGGCCGAGCAGTTCTTCGCCCGGCTGGCCGACGCCTGCGCCCGGCGCCAGGGCGCGGCCTTCGAGGTCCACTTCGCCACCATGGCCGACGCCGCGCGCGTCCTGCGCCGCCGGGGGCTGCTGCTGGCCGCGCCGGACCGGGTGCACACGGCCCCCAATCTTCCGGCCTGGAAATTCAAGGCCTTCGCCGATTCGGCCCTGCTCTGCCGCCTGCTGCTGCGCGAAGACTTCGACCTGGTGCACATGGTCATGCCCTCGGCCCTGCATGCCCCGGCCCTGGGGCTGCTGGCGCGGCTGCCCCGGCGCCCGGCCCTGGTGCTCAACATCACCGACTGCACCGTGGCCCACCACTGGAACGACTCCACCCGCCGGGGCGACCCGCAGCGCACGGCCTACCGCACCACCCTGGGCCTGGTGCCCTTCGACGGGCTCTACTCCTGGTACACCCTGTTTTGCGACGCCGTGGCGCGCGGGGCCATCCGGCCAGCAGGCCAGCCCCTGGTGCGCGCCGCGCGCACGGTGTTCGCGGACCTGTCGCGCTTCGCCCCCGCGCCCGTCAAGGAGCGGACCATCGTCTTCGCCGCGCGGCTGGTGCCGATGAAGCGC contains:
- a CDS encoding glycosyltransferase family 4 protein, with the protein product MALTLLGCDASGQIGGAEQFFARLADACARRQGAAFEVHFATMADAARVLRRRGLLLAAPDRVHTAPNLPAWKFKAFADSALLCRLLLREDFDLVHMVMPSALHAPALGLLARLPRRPALVLNITDCTVAHHWNDSTRRGDPQRTAYRTTLGLVPFDGLYSWYTLFCDAVARGAIRPAGQPLVRAARTVFADLSRFAPAPVKERTIVFAARLVPMKRPELFVQAVALLLRERPGLAAGWRFVLMGEGPMREALLRLRAEAGLAPEQLDFAHGDDLAPALARSRAFVSCQDYENFTSLAMLEAMACANALIARNVGQTGQYLRPGANGVLAPGHDAPAMARALETFLEAPQHHEAWGRESRRLATEVHTEDAFVQDVETFWTDVLARRARPAPQG